Proteins encoded by one window of Glycine soja cultivar W05 chromosome 15, ASM419377v2, whole genome shotgun sequence:
- the LOC114387663 gene encoding MADS-box protein JOINTLESS-like, giving the protein MTRKKIPIKKIDNINARQVTFSKRRKGLFKKAQELSTLCDAEIALIVFSATGKLFEYASSSMQQTLERRNQHSGIQGLDNSSIGQQLGSDSFGMLPLRKEIEDKTNELSQLNEEELQGLKIKELQKLEDILQRRWTTISKTKDEKVIQEINHLKTKEAKLMEENQKLKQSFLQEQRQSYESFTCSSSEFPPDNGSSDTSLKLGLSLFE; this is encoded by the exons ATGACGAGAAAGAAGATCCCAATCAAGAAGATCGACAACATAAACGCGAGGCAGGTAACATTCTCAAAGAGGAGAAAAGGTCTTTTCAAGAAGGCTCAGGAGCTGTCAACTCTCTGTGATGCTGAGATTGCTCTCATAGTCTTTTCCGCCACTGGCAAGCTCTTTGAGTACGCTAGTTCAag CATGCAACAAACACTTGAAAGGCGTAATCAGCATTCAGGGATTCAAGGATTGGATAATTCATCTATTGGTCAACAG CTTGGAAGTGACTCCTTTGGCATGCTGCCGTTGCGCAAGGAAATAGAAGATAAGACTAATGAACTGAG TCAGTTGAATGAGGAAGAGTTGCAaggattgaaaataaaagaattgcaGAAACTGGAGGACATTCTTCAAAGACGTTGGACCACTATTTCAAAAACTAAG GACGAAAAAGTTATACAAGAGATCAACCACCTTAAAACAAAG GAAGCCAAACTTATGGAAGAGAACCAGAAATTGAAGCAG AGCTTCTTACAAGAACAAAGGCAATCATACGAGTCATTTACCTGTAGTTCATCTGAATTTCCTCCGGACAATGGTAGTTCAGACACATCTCTCAAGCTGGG GTTGTCTTTGtttgaatga
- the LOC114387217 gene encoding MADS-box protein JOINTLESS-like: protein MVRRKIPIKKIDNVTARQVTFSKRKSGLFKKARELSLLCDSEIALIVFSPGGKLFDYASSSMQKVIERHILWSELNLEKLDQSCPTEQLRCNYADLNKEFGDRTREMRQLNGEELQGLALRELQKLEERLVSSLNRVYKAKVENFTREIDILKQKGNKIMEDNRLMKQRIKPRNEICSVQRHEHEQGRSFDTSLTLGLSFPAGSKYRVSEQ, encoded by the exons ATGGTGAGAAGGAAGATACCGATCAAGAAGATCGACAACGTAACTGCGAGGCAGGTGACATTCTCAAAGAGGAAGAGTGGTCTTTTCAAGAAGGCACGCGAGCTCTCTCTTCTCTGTGATTCTGAGATAGCACTCATAGTCTTTTCACCTGGTGGCAAGCTCTTCGACTATGCTAGTTCAAG TATGCAGAAGGTAATTGAAAGGCATATTTTATGGTCAGAGCTGAACCTTGAAAAATTAGACCAATCATGTCCTACGGAGCAG CTTAGATGTAATTATGCTGATTTAAACAAGGAATTTGGAGACAGGACTCGTGAAATGAG ACAACTGAATGGAGAAGAACTGCAAGGATTGGCCCTAAGGGAGCTTCAGAAATTAGAAGAACGACTGGTCTCATCCTTGAACCGAGTTTATAAAGCGAAG GTTGAAAATTTTACAAGAGAGATCGATATTCTTAAGCAAAAG GGAAACAAAATCATGGAAGATAACAGGCTGATGAAACAG AGGATAAAACCGAGGAATGAAATATGTTCGGTCCAGAGACACGAGCATGAACAAGGCCGGTCCTTTGACACCTCCCTCACGTTGGG GCTATCTTTTCCTGCTGGCTCAAAGTACAGAGTTTCTGAGCAATGA